The following coding sequences are from one Veillonella rodentium window:
- a CDS encoding endonuclease MutS2, protein MFNENVLDFHHIKEQLQQHCSSSIAKELAIQMEPMTDIKEIQENLDETAEAVRSLQTEVEQPLGGTHDIRESCKNSRKDFVLTREALWDIYSTIGAYKRMTKFFRTKYMEYPLLSLWVQDMPNTDRLEQRFRRVFDDKGELLDTASPKLASLRNTIVKTRDKIKHDIQAILHDKDNQKYFQEAIITQRNNRYVIPVKQEYRQYFDGLIHDRSATGHTLYIEPMRLVNLNNELQEALIGEEQEVLRIYRELSALVKQHSNDLMDACERVSHIEFVYGKASLAIAYKGVPAVLSTDRTVNLMCARHPLIPANMVVPTNIQLGTSYRILLITGSNTGGKTVSLKTLGLLSLMNQCGLFIPADHGSMLPIFHNIFADIGDEQSIEASLSTFSAHMTQVISIIKHCGPNDLVLLDELGSGTDPEEGSALAVSILEFFRQKGALMMVSTHYNELKNYAYHTEGIENGHVEFDERTLKPTYRLHIGVAGSSHALSIAARLGLPKDIVARASEYKSQFGSHEMEEVLSDLNEQLRKASERERALKKELDETRRMRGQLEKEKKQFNEKRKQILAKAQADAESMKRSLRVEGEAIIKQLKSQFSETNKDKRQASIDAARKGISNIYVPDAPVDDDRKTLTPDAIKVGQAVYVTTLRSLGTVLSVKGNRVNVDINGLTATVKINELQSATREEGHKLEREQRAAIPKTRKRMGGSAVQRQKEVRTEINILGQTVDEATVSVGRFIDQALLGGVNQVRIIHGKGTGALREGVHQYLRTLPHVAHFETAGYDEGGAGATNVVLK, encoded by the coding sequence TTGTTTAACGAAAATGTATTAGACTTTCACCATATAAAAGAACAATTGCAGCAACATTGCAGTTCCAGTATTGCCAAAGAGCTGGCTATACAGATGGAACCGATGACCGATATAAAAGAGATTCAGGAAAATCTTGATGAAACCGCTGAAGCCGTACGGTCGTTACAAACCGAGGTGGAACAGCCATTGGGTGGAACGCATGATATCCGCGAATCCTGTAAGAATAGCCGAAAGGATTTTGTACTCACCCGTGAAGCCTTGTGGGATATTTATTCCACTATAGGGGCTTATAAGCGGATGACGAAGTTCTTTAGAACGAAGTATATGGAGTATCCATTGTTATCTCTTTGGGTGCAGGATATGCCGAATACAGATCGATTAGAACAGCGTTTCAGACGTGTTTTTGACGATAAAGGGGAATTGCTGGATACGGCATCGCCTAAACTGGCAAGTCTCCGTAATACCATCGTTAAAACGCGCGATAAAATCAAGCATGATATACAAGCTATCCTGCATGACAAGGACAATCAAAAGTATTTTCAAGAAGCGATTATCACACAGCGTAATAACCGCTATGTGATTCCTGTAAAGCAAGAATATCGCCAATATTTTGACGGACTCATTCATGACCGTTCCGCAACGGGGCATACCTTGTATATCGAGCCGATGCGTTTGGTAAATTTAAATAATGAATTACAGGAGGCTTTGATTGGTGAAGAACAGGAAGTATTACGTATTTATCGTGAACTTTCAGCCCTTGTAAAACAGCATAGCAATGATTTGATGGATGCCTGTGAAAGAGTATCTCATATTGAATTTGTATATGGCAAGGCGAGTCTTGCCATTGCATATAAAGGTGTGCCCGCCGTTTTGAGCACGGATCGAACTGTAAATCTCATGTGCGCCCGTCATCCATTGATTCCTGCCAATATGGTAGTACCAACAAATATTCAATTGGGTACATCATATCGAATCCTTTTGATTACGGGGTCCAATACGGGCGGTAAGACGGTATCACTTAAGACATTGGGTTTATTAAGCTTGATGAATCAATGTGGACTGTTTATTCCTGCTGATCACGGTTCCATGTTGCCGATATTCCATAATATCTTTGCGGATATCGGGGATGAGCAGAGTATTGAGGCCAGTCTCAGTACGTTTTCCGCGCATATGACGCAGGTTATTTCCATCATCAAACATTGTGGGCCTAATGATCTCGTATTACTCGATGAGCTCGGATCCGGTACGGACCCTGAAGAAGGGAGCGCTTTGGCGGTATCTATTTTGGAATTCTTCCGTCAAAAGGGCGCTCTTATGATGGTCAGCACTCATTATAATGAGCTTAAGAATTATGCCTATCATACTGAAGGCATCGAAAATGGTCATGTGGAATTTGATGAACGCACATTAAAGCCGACTTATCGTTTACATATCGGTGTAGCCGGTAGCAGTCATGCGTTGAGCATTGCCGCGCGGTTGGGACTCCCTAAGGATATCGTGGCTCGTGCATCGGAGTATAAATCGCAATTCGGCAGCCATGAAATGGAGGAAGTTCTTTCCGATTTGAATGAACAATTGCGCAAGGCATCGGAGCGGGAGCGAGCCCTTAAAAAGGAACTCGATGAGACTCGTCGTATGCGGGGGCAATTAGAAAAAGAAAAAAAACAGTTTAATGAGAAGCGAAAGCAGATTTTAGCTAAGGCACAAGCCGATGCGGAGTCCATGAAACGCAGTTTACGCGTCGAAGGGGAGGCAATTATCAAGCAGTTGAAATCTCAATTCTCTGAAACAAATAAGGATAAGAGACAAGCTTCAATTGATGCGGCCCGTAAGGGGATTTCAAATATATATGTACCGGATGCACCGGTGGATGACGATCGCAAAACCTTAACGCCGGATGCTATTAAAGTAGGTCAGGCCGTATATGTGACGACGTTGCGTTCGTTGGGAACGGTTTTATCCGTTAAGGGCAATCGTGTCAATGTAGATATTAATGGACTTACCGCGACCGTTAAGATTAATGAATTACAATCTGCAACACGAGAAGAAGGACATAAGCTTGAACGTGAACAAAGGGCTGCTATCCCTAAGACTAGAAAGCGGATGGGCGGTTCAGCCGTGCAACGACAAAAAGAGGTGCGTACGGAAATCAATATTCTCGGTCAGACCGTAGATGAAGCGACCGTATCTGTGGGCCGATTTATCGACCAGGCGTTGCTGGGTGGCGTTAACCAAGTGCGTATCATTCATGGAAAGGGAACCGGTGCATTGCGCGAAGGTGTCCATCAATATTTACGTACATTACCTCACGTGGCTCACTTTGAAACGGCCGGTTATGATGAAGGCGGTGCGGGGGCTACTAATGTAGTACTTAAATAA
- a CDS encoding DUF3656 domain-containing U32 family peptidase has product MELLAPAGTMENFIAALEAGADAIYLGGKGFNARAHAANFGIDELSEAIRLAHILDVSVYVTVNILIGDSELTALAEYLKELERIGVDAIIVQDLAVAKLAQQVAPKLHLHGSTQMTAATLDAVRFYESLGFTRVVLARELSLSEIEHICKNCTAEIEVFVHGALCVCYSGQCLMSSFIGGRSGNRGACAQPCRLPYELLDSSGMSLLPKHETYLLSPKDLNYSEHMNELVAAGVTSFKVEGRMKKVSYVRQVIGTYRHILDTAHMESSDADALAAGFNRGFSTDYLTDHVGRSMMTVVAPNNQGKPIGEAVIKKGRVHLILTEPIEKGSLLKVMQSSGGITYYQIDQNWSIIDDKHFMGKPDEGFAAGQVYLASAPKSQKQRGLQVFTAKLEVHGYLSINEEKERAFTELIFILNDGRSVTVSSEFEPVYANNKPTSLEKVTEQVGRLGNTLFTLGSMSIPEGPYMWPASVLNTLRRDAVEALESLLIKSHEDSWAELSVEPRDMSSMVAKQSIQYDGPIISARVDEVEGVLAAIEGGAKKIIFGGDRLRRKPYEPRVYDKVSKLCKEYEVICVFATPRVVKDDEVDAYMKTLQAMVEAKPDSISVHVPQALLWLRDLNYNGAIEADTGLNIFNSCALTVWQDFNMSSIAPSLELTLTQLVQLQRSTILPLEVMVHGYTEMMISEYCAIAGFVGTGKKENCPMPCVTEDYALRDRKGEVFPLRTDPYCRMHIMNSHEMDMRSYVPELMRKGLRILRIDGRHMDSNRLRNIVADYVAIQHGKKQAPPKSVGKDTPITRGHYFRGIL; this is encoded by the coding sequence ATGGAATTATTGGCTCCTGCCGGTACGATGGAAAACTTCATAGCCGCGTTAGAGGCCGGGGCGGATGCAATTTATCTAGGCGGTAAGGGCTTTAACGCACGTGCTCATGCAGCGAATTTCGGTATTGATGAGCTGTCGGAGGCCATCCGTCTGGCGCACATATTGGATGTGTCCGTTTATGTTACGGTAAATATCCTGATTGGTGATTCTGAACTTACGGCTCTTGCTGAGTATTTGAAGGAGTTAGAGCGTATCGGTGTCGATGCTATCATCGTGCAAGACTTGGCTGTGGCTAAATTAGCACAACAGGTGGCCCCTAAGTTGCATCTTCACGGCAGTACGCAGATGACGGCGGCCACACTCGATGCTGTTCGTTTTTATGAAAGTCTCGGTTTTACACGTGTCGTGTTGGCGCGAGAATTGAGCCTTTCAGAAATCGAACATATTTGTAAAAACTGTACTGCGGAGATTGAAGTTTTTGTGCACGGTGCCTTATGTGTGTGCTATTCGGGGCAATGCTTGATGAGTTCTTTCATCGGCGGACGTAGCGGTAATCGCGGTGCCTGTGCGCAGCCTTGTCGTCTACCTTATGAATTGCTGGATTCATCGGGAATGAGCCTATTACCGAAGCATGAAACCTATTTACTGAGTCCCAAGGATTTAAATTATAGTGAGCATATGAATGAACTGGTTGCGGCAGGGGTTACGTCATTTAAGGTGGAAGGACGTATGAAAAAGGTGTCCTATGTTCGACAGGTTATCGGCACATATCGACATATTCTGGATACGGCTCATATGGAATCATCCGATGCTGATGCATTGGCGGCAGGCTTTAATCGGGGATTTTCTACAGATTATTTAACAGATCATGTAGGAAGGTCCATGATGACTGTTGTAGCTCCAAATAATCAAGGGAAACCTATTGGCGAGGCAGTCATTAAAAAGGGACGAGTTCATCTAATTCTTACTGAGCCCATTGAAAAGGGTTCATTACTGAAGGTGATGCAATCATCGGGAGGCATTACATATTATCAAATCGATCAAAACTGGTCGATAATTGATGATAAACATTTTATGGGTAAACCTGACGAAGGCTTTGCAGCAGGACAAGTGTATCTGGCGTCTGCACCTAAATCACAAAAGCAGCGTGGTTTACAGGTTTTTACGGCAAAACTTGAAGTTCATGGATATCTGTCGATAAATGAGGAAAAGGAGCGAGCTTTTACAGAACTCATATTCATTTTGAATGATGGTCGCAGCGTAACTGTATCTAGTGAGTTTGAACCGGTATATGCCAATAATAAGCCCACATCATTAGAAAAAGTCACTGAGCAGGTGGGACGTTTGGGTAATACATTATTTACATTAGGTTCCATGTCGATTCCTGAGGGACCATACATGTGGCCGGCCAGCGTATTAAATACATTGCGCCGTGATGCTGTTGAGGCTCTGGAATCTTTATTAATTAAGAGTCATGAGGATTCATGGGCTGAATTATCCGTAGAGCCCCGAGATATGTCATCCATGGTGGCTAAACAAAGTATTCAATATGACGGGCCTATTATCAGTGCTCGCGTAGACGAAGTGGAAGGTGTGTTAGCCGCTATCGAAGGGGGAGCCAAGAAAATCATTTTCGGTGGTGATCGTTTACGACGAAAACCTTATGAACCACGTGTTTATGATAAGGTTTCAAAGCTTTGTAAAGAGTATGAGGTTATCTGCGTATTTGCTACACCGCGTGTGGTAAAAGATGATGAAGTAGATGCCTATATGAAAACCTTGCAGGCTATGGTCGAGGCCAAACCTGATAGCATTTCCGTTCATGTGCCGCAGGCATTACTGTGGCTTCGAGATTTAAATTATAACGGAGCCATTGAAGCCGATACGGGGCTTAATATATTTAATAGTTGTGCTTTAACAGTATGGCAGGATTTCAATATGAGCAGTATTGCACCATCTTTGGAATTAACTCTGACGCAGTTAGTACAATTGCAAAGGTCTACCATATTGCCCTTGGAGGTGATGGTTCATGGGTATACGGAAATGATGATTTCCGAATACTGTGCTATTGCCGGTTTCGTGGGTACCGGAAAAAAAGAAAACTGTCCTATGCCATGTGTTACTGAAGATTATGCGTTAAGGGATCGAAAAGGGGAGGTTTTCCCGTTGCGTACAGATCCGTATTGTCGTATGCATATCATGAACAGTCATGAGATGGATATGCGTTCTTATGTGCCGGAGTTGATGCGCAAGGGGTTACGTATATTACGTATTGATGGCCGCCATATGGATTCCAATAGATTACGTAATATCGTGGCGGATTATGTGGCCATTCAACATGGAAAGAAACAGGCCCCTCCTAAGAGTGTAGGCAAGGATACGCCTATAACTAGGGGTCATTATTTTAGAGGTATTTTATAA
- the pheT gene encoding phenylalanine--tRNA ligase subunit beta, with protein sequence MKASLQWMNEYVPVDMTRPAQELADELTQAGIPVENVIAMDKGIKKIYTGKIVEITKHPDADKLQVCQVECLTEDGEPVTKQIVTAATNVAVGQIVPVAYHKSRLADGTEIKKGKLRGVVSEGMFCSVAEFGISSDLVLPEEAQGIYIFPENTPIGLDVKDVLGLNDIVYEFELTANRADCFSMVGLSREFGLMTNQKALFPVIMVKENGESIEGKASVSIEADDLCTRFTSRIITNVTVEPSPLWMQNRLRNSGIRPINNVVDVTNYVMLELGQPMHAYDYDHVKGHQLVARRAKNGEILVTLDGSERELNDSMLIIADAERPVGIAGIMGGFDSEVTNETTTVMLEAAVFNGPSIRRTAKVLGMRSEASGRFERGVNHKYTAYAIDRAAQLLQQICPTCKVDMGIIDVYKHPVEQHIVTFTVEQINDYLGTDISKDEMVRILTALEFVITEDGEQLAALVPTWRGDVTVMPDIAEEIARIHGYDNIKPTIPVAILSSGGMTPKKALTKKVTHALADMGMTQIITFSFMHKDGLANMMLPEGDSRYTAIPILNPISEEFPYMRTTLVPAVIEAAQRNIAQQNKDLWLFETANVYEPEALPLTEVPHERPVACGILMGKINQAGWNQAERTTDFYDVKGIVDGLLAKLGVKSHTVNRGTEPYFHPGVSAQYVVDGKMIAQYGELHPQVSKNFDLPGKVYMFEIDLEAVLSLSIPPFRYTAFSKFPGTSRDLAIVTPVSVSSDDVLSIITEHGGEYLESASVFDVYEGEHIEDGYRSLAYNLQFRSMDGTLNDEDIDGNIQAIIDALAEINCRLR encoded by the coding sequence ATGAAAGCAAGCTTACAGTGGATGAACGAATACGTGCCTGTGGATATGACTCGTCCTGCCCAGGAATTGGCCGATGAGTTGACACAAGCGGGTATTCCTGTAGAAAATGTCATTGCTATGGATAAGGGCATTAAGAAAATATATACCGGTAAAATCGTTGAGATTACTAAACATCCGGATGCGGATAAATTACAAGTATGCCAAGTAGAATGCCTAACAGAAGACGGTGAACCTGTTACAAAGCAAATCGTAACGGCCGCTACTAATGTTGCGGTAGGTCAAATCGTTCCTGTAGCATATCATAAATCCCGCTTAGCGGACGGTACGGAAATTAAAAAGGGTAAATTACGTGGTGTCGTATCTGAAGGTATGTTCTGTTCCGTTGCAGAATTCGGTATCTCCAGTGACTTAGTGTTACCCGAAGAAGCGCAAGGCATTTACATTTTTCCGGAAAATACGCCAATCGGTCTTGATGTAAAAGACGTATTGGGTCTGAATGATATAGTATATGAATTTGAACTTACCGCAAACCGTGCAGACTGTTTCTCCATGGTCGGCTTATCTCGCGAGTTCGGTTTGATGACAAATCAAAAAGCGTTGTTTCCCGTTATCATGGTAAAGGAAAACGGTGAATCTATCGAAGGTAAAGCTTCTGTATCCATTGAAGCGGATGATCTTTGTACCCGTTTTACATCTCGTATAATTACAAATGTGACCGTTGAACCGTCTCCGTTGTGGATGCAAAACCGCTTGCGCAACAGCGGTATTCGTCCTATCAATAATGTAGTAGACGTTACAAACTACGTTATGTTAGAACTTGGTCAACCTATGCATGCCTATGATTATGATCATGTAAAAGGCCATCAATTAGTGGCGAGACGTGCTAAAAATGGAGAAATTCTAGTTACACTTGACGGCTCTGAACGCGAATTAAACGATTCCATGCTCATTATTGCCGATGCGGAACGTCCGGTAGGTATTGCGGGCATTATGGGCGGTTTTGATAGTGAAGTAACGAATGAAACTACTACGGTCATGTTGGAAGCCGCCGTCTTCAATGGCCCATCTATTCGCCGCACGGCAAAAGTTCTTGGCATGCGTTCCGAGGCATCCGGTCGTTTTGAACGCGGTGTAAATCATAAATATACCGCTTATGCTATCGATAGAGCGGCTCAATTATTACAGCAGATCTGCCCTACCTGTAAAGTAGACATGGGTATAATCGATGTATATAAACACCCTGTAGAACAACATATCGTTACTTTCACAGTAGAACAAATCAACGATTACTTGGGAACCGATATATCAAAAGATGAAATGGTTCGTATTTTGACAGCCCTTGAGTTTGTTATTACCGAGGACGGTGAACAGTTGGCCGCTCTCGTTCCGACATGGCGCGGAGATGTGACCGTGATGCCTGATATTGCGGAGGAAATTGCACGTATTCACGGCTATGATAATATTAAACCGACGATTCCTGTTGCGATATTATCCTCCGGCGGTATGACACCTAAAAAAGCTTTGACCAAAAAGGTGACACATGCATTGGCTGATATGGGGATGACGCAAATTATTACCTTTAGTTTCATGCATAAAGATGGGTTAGCTAATATGATGCTGCCTGAAGGGGATAGTCGTTATACAGCGATTCCTATTTTGAATCCTATTTCTGAAGAATTCCCGTATATGCGTACCACATTGGTGCCGGCTGTTATCGAAGCGGCGCAACGTAATATAGCGCAACAAAACAAGGATCTCTGGTTATTTGAAACTGCAAATGTATATGAACCTGAGGCTTTACCGTTAACCGAAGTTCCTCACGAACGCCCTGTGGCCTGCGGTATCTTGATGGGCAAGATAAACCAAGCTGGTTGGAATCAAGCAGAACGCACTACAGATTTCTATGATGTAAAAGGTATCGTTGACGGTTTATTGGCTAAGCTTGGTGTTAAGAGCCATACTGTTAATCGTGGTACCGAGCCATATTTCCATCCCGGGGTAAGCGCTCAATACGTTGTAGACGGCAAAATGATTGCTCAATACGGTGAATTACATCCACAAGTGAGCAAGAATTTTGACTTGCCCGGCAAAGTATATATGTTTGAAATCGACTTGGAAGCGGTGTTATCATTGTCGATTCCGCCATTCCGTTATACAGCTTTCAGTAAATTCCCGGGAACCAGTCGCGATCTCGCTATTGTGACACCCGTATCCGTATCCAGTGATGATGTGTTATCAATCATTACAGAACATGGTGGGGAATATTTAGAAAGTGCATCTGTCTTTGATGTGTATGAAGGGGAACATATCGAGGACGGTTACCGCAGTCTTGCGTACAATTTGCAATTCCGCTCTATGGACGGCACGCTGAATGATGAGGATATTGATGGTAATATTCAAGCTATTATTGATGCATTAGCAGAAATTAACTGCAGATTACGTTAA
- the pheS gene encoding phenylalanine--tRNA ligase subunit alpha yields MKEELQRIKAEALDAIKGLTDQRSLQDIRVKYLGKKGEITALLKGLGKLSPEERPKAGALVNAVREELEAKIDAVKTRMEAAELNARLKQERIDITLPGRAPKSGHIHPLTAVNEMIEDFFMKMGYTVEEGPEIEQDYYNFECLNLPKDHPARDMQDSFYITENFLLRTHTSPVQARTMQRHEPNSPIRMIAPGKVYRWDYDATHSPVFHQVEGLIIDEHITFADLKGTLESFLRHMYGDETKVRFRTSFFPFTEPSAEVDISCVMCGGEGCRVCSHTGWLEILGCGMVHPDVLRMNGYDPEKVKGFAFGMGVERIAMLLYGINDLRLFFEDDVRFLEQF; encoded by the coding sequence ATGAAAGAAGAACTACAACGGATTAAGGCTGAAGCCCTTGATGCCATCAAAGGCTTGACAGATCAACGATCGTTGCAAGATATACGCGTTAAATATTTGGGTAAAAAAGGCGAAATAACGGCCTTGTTAAAAGGGCTAGGTAAATTATCTCCGGAAGAACGCCCTAAGGCGGGCGCTCTCGTTAATGCCGTGCGTGAAGAATTAGAGGCTAAAATCGATGCGGTTAAGACCCGTATGGAAGCAGCTGAGCTAAATGCCCGTTTAAAACAAGAACGCATTGATATTACGTTGCCTGGTCGTGCACCGAAATCCGGTCATATTCATCCTTTAACTGCAGTTAATGAGATGATTGAGGACTTCTTTATGAAAATGGGATATACCGTTGAAGAGGGGCCGGAGATTGAACAGGATTACTATAACTTTGAATGCCTTAATTTGCCGAAAGATCATCCTGCACGCGATATGCAGGACTCCTTCTATATTACAGAAAACTTCCTGTTACGTACTCATACCTCTCCGGTACAAGCTCGTACAATGCAACGCCATGAACCGAACAGCCCAATCCGTATGATTGCGCCCGGTAAGGTATATCGTTGGGATTACGATGCGACGCATTCCCCGGTATTCCATCAGGTGGAAGGGCTTATTATCGATGAGCACATTACATTTGCCGACTTGAAAGGGACTCTTGAATCTTTCTTACGTCATATGTATGGTGATGAAACAAAGGTACGCTTCCGTACAAGCTTCTTCCCGTTCACAGAACCATCAGCCGAGGTGGATATTTCCTGTGTTATGTGTGGCGGCGAAGGCTGTCGTGTATGCTCCCATACCGGTTGGCTTGAAATCTTAGGCTGCGGCATGGTTCATCCTGATGTGTTGCGCATGAACGGTTATGATCCTGAAAAGGTCAAAGGCTTTGCCTTTGGTATGGGCGTAGAACGTATTGCTATGCTTTTATACGGCATTAACGATTTACGTCTATTCTTCGAAGATGATGTACGATTCTTGGAACAATTTTAG
- a CDS encoding PaaI family thioesterase, whose protein sequence is MATSLLEYFNELREQNPFSWVKDSEVTAVEAGHIEMTLQTNTTEYCNFRGHLHGAVCIGFADSLMGSSCFTLGKSVSTIDINGNYVKAVTGGTLLRGVANVEHNGKITMVATARIYNELGELVHLARGTFYVLEEKPLPDLPWRFIEEDNPDLV, encoded by the coding sequence ATGGCGACGAGCTTATTAGAATATTTTAACGAACTGCGCGAGCAAAATCCTTTTTCTTGGGTGAAGGATTCGGAGGTTACGGCCGTTGAGGCCGGTCATATCGAAATGACATTACAGACGAATACAACGGAGTACTGTAATTTTAGAGGCCATCTGCATGGCGCAGTCTGCATCGGTTTTGCGGATAGTCTGATGGGTTCATCCTGTTTTACCTTAGGAAAATCCGTGAGTACAATCGATATTAACGGCAATTATGTGAAAGCTGTTACAGGCGGTACCTTATTACGCGGTGTGGCCAATGTGGAACATAATGGTAAAATCACTATGGTTGCGACGGCACGTATTTATAATGAACTCGGGGAACTCGTTCACTTGGCAAGGGGGACATTTTATGTTTTGGAAGAAAAGCCGTTGCCTGATTTACCATGGCGTTTTATTGAAGAAGATAACCCTGATTTGGTATAA
- a CDS encoding ABC transporter permease has translation MYRESFLMAWASLVANKMRSILTMLGIIIGVAAVIALVSIGNGVKQNIQESISSLGSNLLVVMPGAARTPGVRPSAGSMKSLKLSDYEAIAKLDGVKAVSPMTNNSYVVIYQNKNWTTSVSGVNSNFQDVNNWSMASGRFFSDKNVKNRERVAVVGQTVVKNLFADEDPVGQEIRVKNIPFRVIGVLNSKGNGSMGNDQDDTILIPYTTAMERVEGVDYLRMLYVVAKDDDGIDRLQADIENLLRVRHNIKDTNLDDFNVQNMKSIMETVAETTGTFTLFLGAVAAISLVVGGIGIMNIMLVSVTERTREIGIRKALGATYSVIVTQFLIEAVVISLMGGLIGIAFGIGVSKLIGTASGMHTVISIPTIFLSFGFSMAIGLIFGIYPARKAAKLNPIDALHYE, from the coding sequence ATGTATAGAGAAAGTTTCTTAATGGCTTGGGCCTCCTTGGTTGCTAATAAAATGCGGTCTATATTGACCATGTTGGGGATCATCATCGGTGTGGCCGCCGTTATTGCATTGGTATCAATCGGTAACGGTGTAAAACAGAACATTCAAGAGTCTATTTCCAGCTTGGGTTCCAATTTACTGGTAGTTATGCCGGGGGCTGCACGTACTCCGGGGGTTAGACCTTCGGCGGGGTCCATGAAGTCCTTAAAACTATCCGATTATGAAGCGATTGCCAAGTTGGACGGTGTGAAAGCTGTCAGTCCGATGACTAATAATTCGTATGTGGTGATTTATCAGAATAAAAACTGGACCACATCCGTGTCAGGTGTTAACTCGAACTTTCAGGATGTAAATAACTGGTCAATGGCATCCGGTCGTTTTTTCTCCGATAAGAATGTGAAAAATCGTGAACGTGTAGCGGTCGTAGGTCAGACGGTGGTGAAAAATCTATTTGCCGACGAAGATCCTGTCGGACAGGAGATTCGGGTTAAAAATATTCCGTTCCGTGTTATCGGGGTTCTCAATAGTAAAGGGAACGGCTCAATGGGGAATGACCAAGACGATACAATATTAATACCTTATACAACCGCAATGGAACGCGTGGAAGGTGTTGATTATCTACGTATGTTGTATGTTGTAGCTAAGGATGATGACGGTATCGATCGATTACAGGCGGATATAGAAAATTTATTACGTGTTCGTCATAATATTAAGGATACAAATCTAGATGATTTTAATGTTCAAAACATGAAATCTATTATGGAAACAGTAGCTGAGACAACCGGGACATTTACATTGTTCTTAGGTGCTGTAGCGGCGATTTCGCTCGTAGTAGGCGGCATCGGCATTATGAACATCATGCTTGTATCCGTAACGGAACGTACTCGGGAAATCGGTATACGTAAGGCTCTGGGGGCGACGTACAGCGTAATTGTTACACAGTTCTTAATCGAGGCCGTCGTTATCAGTTTGATGGGTGGTCTCATTGGTATTGCTTTCGGTATCGGCGTATCGAAATTGATTGGTACGGCATCCGGCATGCATACGGTTATATCCATTCCGACGATTTTCTTATCCTTCGGCTTCTCCATGGCTATCGGGTTAATCTTCGGTATTTACCCTGCTCGTAAAGCGGCCAAATTGAACCCTATTGATGCATTACATTATGAATAA
- a CDS encoding ABC transporter ATP-binding protein produces MNQSVIDIQGITKTYVNGKLSVPVLHGIDLLVNKGEFISIMGPSGSGKSTFMNILGCLDRPTTGSYRLNGDEVATLSDDELAFVRNKQIGFVFQSFNLLTKLTALENVALPMIYAGVGKKNRNERASSLLQSVGLGDRMNHLPSELSGGQRQRVAIARALANDPSIIMADEPTGNLDSKSTIDVMNIFRGLHAEGRTIILVTHEPDIATYASRNVVLKDGIIVEDSINANMTPVEEVPHV; encoded by the coding sequence ATGAATCAATCAGTAATTGATATACAAGGGATTACAAAGACCTATGTGAATGGCAAATTATCAGTTCCTGTTTTGCATGGCATTGATTTACTTGTCAATAAGGGCGAGTTTATATCTATCATGGGACCATCTGGTTCCGGTAAATCCACCTTTATGAACATTCTCGGCTGTTTGGATCGCCCTACGACCGGTTCTTATCGTCTTAATGGTGATGAGGTTGCCACCTTATCCGATGATGAACTGGCATTTGTGCGAAATAAACAGATTGGTTTTGTTTTCCAAAGTTTTAATCTGCTAACAAAATTAACGGCTCTTGAAAATGTGGCATTGCCTATGATTTATGCCGGTGTAGGCAAGAAAAATCGAAATGAGAGGGCTTCTTCGCTATTACAATCTGTCGGTCTTGGAGACCGTATGAATCATTTGCCGTCCGAATTATCCGGTGGGCAACGCCAACGTGTTGCCATTGCCCGTGCGTTGGCGAATGACCCTTCAATTATTATGGCCGATGAACCGACAGGGAATCTCGATTCCAAGTCGACCATCGATGTTATGAATATTTTTCGTGGTCTTCATGCCGAAGGGCGAACAATTATTCTCGTAACGCATGAACCGGATATTGCAACGTATGCAAGTCGAAATGTTGTTCTCAAAGATGGAATAATTGTAGAGGATTCGATTAATGCAAATATGACTCCGGTAGAGGAGGTGCCTCATGTATAG